One Gloeothece verrucosa PCC 7822 DNA window includes the following coding sequences:
- a CDS encoding GlcNAc-transferase family protein has translation MDTIFIQIASYRDRELVPTVLDALAQAAHPERLSFGICWQYQTEEELQYIEPLKNLKNCRIDAVSAAQSRGACWARSRTQKLWRGERYTLQIDSHIVTNFLVKSYT, from the coding sequence ATGGACACGATTTTTATTCAAATCGCTTCTTACCGAGATCGTGAACTCGTTCCTACTGTATTAGATGCGCTCGCACAAGCCGCACACCCCGAACGTCTCAGTTTTGGGATTTGCTGGCAGTATCAAACCGAAGAGGAACTTCAATATATAGAACCCCTTAAAAACCTTAAAAATTGTCGAATTGATGCAGTCAGTGCGGCTCAATCTCGCGGAGCCTGTTGGGCACGTTCGAGAACTCAAAAATTATGGCGAGGAGAACGATATACCTTGCAAATTGACTCTCATATAGTTACTAATTTTCTAGTCAAATCTTACACTTGA